One Setaria italica strain Yugu1 chromosome I, Setaria_italica_v2.0, whole genome shotgun sequence DNA window includes the following coding sequences:
- the LOC101766552 gene encoding serrate RNA effector molecule translates to MTYKQFTQVLEDDVSPSQAGGRYQEYRTEYITTQKRAYFDLNKNEDWLKDMYHPTKLLSVIERRNDFCKTAAKNLIHDLQNGTLDLGPGLTADAVIKSGDGDGGSSEDDTDYGEKKIKHGRGPQKEIEPLSVSAAPKAHPVSSQYRRIHTDIDRTLALVKKLDSEKDILGNILLTGDHDNSNVDKSHIRSMGPVVIVRGLNTVKGLEGVELLDTLLTYLWRVHGVDYYGMSEMKYAKGFRHVRAENKSGSMAENNNAADWEKKLDSFWEQRLVNGEDPLVVLTAKDKIDAAIVEVLEPYVRKMRDEKYVWKYGCGAKGCEKLFHAPEYVHKHLRLKHPLLVSILSSRIENDIYFQNYMNDPDAPGGKPVMQQTLQDRTRRRPDEQMFGASGGRGSDAPLLPDPKCALSPVLIPVPGAG, encoded by the exons ATGACATACAAACAGTTTACCCAAGTTCTTGAGGATGATGTTTCACCATCTCAAGCTGGGGGCAG GTACCAAGAATACAGGACAGAATACATAACTACTCAGAAACGTGCTTATTTTGATCTCAATAAGAATGAAGATTG GTTGAAAGACATGTACCACCCAACAAAATTATTATCTGTTATTGAAAG GAGGAATGATTTTTGCAAGACTGCAGCGAAGAATTTGATCCATGACCTACAGAATGGAACTTTAGACCT TGGTCCTGGATTGACTGCTGATGCAGTGATCAAATCAGGAGATGGTGATGGTGGAAGCTCTGAGGATGATACAGATTATggtgaaaagaaaataaaacatggAAGAGGTCCCCAGAAAGAGATTGAACCGCTTTCAGTTTCAGCTGCTCCTAAAGCTCATCCGGTCAGTTCACAGTACCGAAGGATTCACACTGACATAGACCGGACTCTTGCTTTGGTGAAAAAGCTTGATTCAGAGAAGGATATTCTGGGAAACATCCTGTTAACTGGTGATCATGATAATTCAAATGTTGATAAATCACACATCAGGTCCATGGGGCCTGTAGTTATTGTCCGGGGCTTAAATACTGTCAAGGGCCTTGAAGGTGTTGAGCTCCTAGACACTCTCCTTACTTATCTGTGGCGTGTCCATGGTGTTGATTACTATGGCATGTCTGAGATGAAATACGCAAAAGGTTTTCGTCATGTGAGAGCTGAAAACAAGAGTGGCTCTATGGCTGAAAACAACAATGCTGCTGATTGGGAGAAGAAACTGGATTCTTTCTGGGAACAAAGACTGGTGAATGGTGAGGATCCTCTAGTTGTATTGACTGCAAAGGACAAAATTGATGCAGCAATTGTTGAAGTTCTAGAACCTTATGTCAGAAAAATGAGGGATGAGAAGTATGTCTGGAAGTATGGTTGTGGAGCCAAGGGATGTGAAAAACTTTTCCATGCTCCTGAGTATGTTCACAAGCATCTGAGGCTCAAGCATCCTCTTTTGGTCTCTATTTTGTCATCAAGAATCGAAAATGATATCTATTTTCAAAATTACATGAA TGATCCAGATGCTCCAGGAGGAAAACCAGTCATGCAGCAAACG TTGCAGGATAGAACGAGACGAAGGCCTGATGAACAGATGTTTGGTGCTTCTGGTGGACGTGGTTCAGATGCTCCACTTCTCCCCGACCCCAAGTGTGCCCTTTCACCAGTACTAATACCAGTGCCTGGTGCTGGGTAG
- the LOC101775424 gene encoding protein At-4/1, translated as MEASMGDEELESLLRNFHRVSQGYKDALMEVQALRVNFSTESKKREALESHIADLKRDNERLRRLYTETLFKFTNQVKFHAEAQSLKEELEKANSRLLSMEEEHKRDKHNSEMNSNALGNELSHALVQQATDEAATKQLKLELGAHKAHIDMLSSRLEQVTADVHSQYKNEIQDLRDVIAVEQEEKKDMQRKLQNTENELRMMRMKQAEQQRDSISVQHVETLKQKVMKLRKENESLKRRLASSEA; from the exons GGGTACAAAGATGCACTTATGGAGGTCCAGGCTTTAAGAGTAAACTTCAGTACTGAATCCAAGAAGCGTGAAGCCCTTGAATCTCATATCGCAGATCTTAAGAGAG ACAATGAGCGATTAAGAAGACTGTACACAGAAACTCTGTTCAAGTTCACCAACCAG GTGAAATTTCATGCAGAAGCTCAAAGCCTGAAGGAAGAACTGGAAAAGGCAAATAGTAGATTGCTATCCATGGAAGAG GAGCATAAGAGGGATAAGCACAACAGTGAAATGAACAGCAATGCCCTGGGGAATGAGCTCAG CCACGCCCTTGTTCAGCAAGCAACAGACGAAGCTGCCACGAAGCAACTGAAGTTGGAGCTGGGTGCTCATAAAGCTCATATCGACATGTTAAGTAGCAGGTTGGAGCAGGTTACTGCGGATGTGCATTCTCAGT ATAAAAATGAGATCCAGGATCTGAGGGATGTGATTGCTGTTgaacaggaggagaagaaggacatGCAGAGGAAGCTTCAGAATACGGAAAACGAGT tgaggatgatgaggatgaagCAGGCCGAGCAGCAAAGGGACTCCATCTCGGTCCAGCACGTGGAGACGCTGAAGCAGAAGGTGATGAAGCTCAGGAAGGAGAACGAGTCCCTGAAGAGGAGGCTGGCGAGCTCTGAAGCCTAA